The Alkalilimnicola sp. S0819 genome includes a window with the following:
- a CDS encoding DUF3293 domain-containing protein yields the protein MRPPADPPAALRQAYAEAWYRVDAAPTPFRLQPGQPCAALHALYRERGAKCALFISACNPFSRLCSEQVNAAAQQRLRAVLKQESDCVLEAVGGDPAGEWPDEPAFLALGLARERGLALGRAFDQYAVLWAGADAVPWLSWCFP from the coding sequence ATGAGGCCCCCGGCCGATCCGCCCGCGGCGCTGCGGCAGGCCTATGCCGAGGCCTGGTACCGGGTGGACGCGGCGCCTACGCCTTTTCGACTGCAACCGGGCCAGCCCTGTGCGGCGCTGCACGCCCTGTATCGTGAACGCGGCGCGAAGTGTGCCTTGTTCATCAGCGCCTGCAACCCCTTCAGCCGTCTGTGCAGCGAGCAGGTCAATGCGGCTGCCCAGCAGCGCCTGCGTGCCGTACTGAAGCAGGAGAGCGATTGTGTGCTGGAGGCGGTGGGCGGCGATCCGGCCGGCGAGTGGCCGGACGAGCCCGCGTTTCTGGCCCTGGGGCTGGCGCGAGAGCGCGGCCTTGCCCTGGGGCGCGCCTTCGATCAGTACGCCGTGCTCTGGGCTGGCGCCGATGCGGTTCCCTGGCTGAGCTGGTGTTTTCCTTGA
- a CDS encoding phosphoribosylanthranilate isomerase, with protein sequence MHSRIKICGFTRPEDVAQAARLGVDAVGLVFAEGSSRQLDLAQARAVAAAVPAFVSVVALFLDQEADLVRRVLAQLPVEILQFHGQEAPEYCRSFGRRYIKAVPMAGDAAGDCRAYAARYPDATGLLLDSHAGGALGGTGEAFDWGRIPADLGRPLILAGGLGPDNVAAALRQVRPYAVDVSSGVESAKGIKDAARMAAFIDEVRRVQSD encoded by the coding sequence TTGCACAGCCGGATCAAGATCTGCGGATTCACCCGCCCCGAGGACGTGGCCCAGGCCGCGCGCCTGGGCGTGGATGCGGTGGGGCTGGTGTTCGCCGAGGGCAGCAGCCGCCAGCTGGATCTGGCCCAGGCCCGCGCGGTGGCGGCGGCGGTTCCCGCCTTCGTGAGCGTGGTGGCGTTGTTCCTGGACCAGGAGGCCGATCTGGTGCGCCGAGTGCTGGCGCAACTGCCCGTGGAGATCCTCCAGTTCCATGGCCAGGAAGCACCGGAATACTGCCGTAGCTTCGGCCGGCGCTACATCAAGGCCGTGCCCATGGCCGGAGACGCCGCGGGGGATTGCCGGGCCTACGCCGCCCGCTACCCGGATGCCACCGGCCTGCTGTTGGACAGCCATGCCGGCGGGGCGCTGGGCGGTACCGGCGAGGCCTTCGACTGGGGGCGTATTCCCGCCGACCTGGGGCGCCCGCTGATACTCGCCGGCGGTCTGGGTCCGGACAATGTGGCCGCGGCCCTGCGCCAGGTGCGCCCCTACGCCGTGGACGTGAGCAGCGGCGTTGAATCGGCCAAAGGCATCAAGGACGCCGCCCGGATGGCGGCCTTCATCGACGAGGTACGACGTGTCCAGAGCGACTGA
- a CDS encoding SPOR domain-containing protein yields MSSQLKQRLVGAVVLVALGVIFIPMLLTGPKPGGRVHMPVDIPPKPSVADVPPLPRRGAAALEADTGLQPIRRGPQPVYGSEARRAPEADRSEPVPRVSTDPAETNAPQAPSRPDAQSTAHSGVQSWAVQVHAFSKRGNAVALRDKLREAGYTVYVDSVDRRTGTLYRVRLGPVIDRDEAERLAERLQAKQGFKGMVVSRP; encoded by the coding sequence ATGAGTTCACAGCTCAAGCAGCGACTGGTTGGCGCGGTAGTGCTGGTGGCCCTGGGGGTCATTTTCATACCCATGTTGCTTACCGGCCCGAAGCCCGGGGGGCGCGTGCACATGCCCGTCGATATACCACCCAAGCCATCGGTCGCGGACGTCCCCCCCCTGCCGCGGCGCGGCGCGGCGGCGCTGGAGGCCGACACGGGCCTGCAGCCCATTCGCCGCGGACCACAGCCGGTTTACGGCAGCGAGGCCCGGCGCGCCCCCGAGGCGGATCGCAGTGAGCCGGTGCCGCGGGTCTCCACGGACCCGGCGGAGACGAATGCCCCCCAGGCCCCGTCCAGGCCCGATGCGCAATCCACCGCCCACTCCGGGGTGCAGTCCTGGGCGGTACAGGTGCATGCCTTCAGCAAGCGTGGCAACGCCGTGGCGCTGCGCGACAAGCTGCGTGAGGCGGGTTACACCGTGTATGTGGATTCCGTGGACCGCCGCACCGGCACCCTCTATCGCGTGCGCCTGGGGCCGGTGATCGACCGCGACGAGGCCGAGCGGCTGGCGGAACGCCTGCAGGCCAAACAGGGCTTCAAGGGCATGGTGGTGTCCCGCCCCTGA
- the trpA gene encoding tryptophan synthase subunit alpha, whose protein sequence is MSRIAKRFAELRAQGRKALIPYFTAGDPDPSQTVPLMHTLVAAGADLIELGVPFSDPMSDGPVIQAACERALTHDVKLTDIFAMVREFRQTDPDTPVVLMGYLNPLEVMGYRRFAELAAEAGVDGVLTVDLPPEEAAELTEPMAELGLDPIFLVAPTTTRARLEKICGVARGFVYYVSLKGVTGSASLDVAAVAERVEAIREYSDLPVGVGFGIGDAESAARVAAVSDAVVVGSALVRRIAEYGAEPERMRAVVGELLGGMRAAMDQSSRATA, encoded by the coding sequence ATGAGCCGTATCGCCAAGCGATTCGCCGAATTGCGCGCCCAGGGGCGCAAGGCATTGATCCCGTACTTCACCGCCGGAGACCCGGACCCCAGCCAGACGGTGCCCCTGATGCACACCCTGGTGGCGGCCGGCGCCGACCTGATCGAGCTGGGCGTACCCTTTTCCGACCCCATGAGCGACGGCCCGGTGATTCAGGCCGCCTGCGAGCGGGCACTGACCCACGATGTGAAACTCACCGACATCTTCGCGATGGTGCGCGAGTTTCGCCAGACCGATCCGGACACCCCGGTGGTGCTGATGGGCTACCTGAACCCGCTGGAAGTGATGGGGTATCGTCGTTTCGCCGAACTGGCCGCCGAGGCCGGTGTGGATGGCGTGCTCACCGTGGACCTGCCGCCGGAGGAAGCCGCGGAGCTGACCGAGCCCATGGCCGAGCTGGGCCTGGACCCGATCTTCCTGGTGGCGCCCACCACCACCCGCGCGCGCCTGGAGAAGATCTGCGGCGTTGCCCGGGGTTTCGTGTACTACGTTTCCCTGAAGGGCGTGACCGGCTCGGCGAGCCTGGACGTGGCCGCCGTGGCGGAGCGGGTGGAAGCCATCCGCGAATACAGCGACCTGCCCGTGGGCGTGGGTTTCGGTATTGGCGATGCGGAGTCCGCGGCACGGGTCGCGGCGGTGTCCGATGCGGTGGTGGTAGGCTCCGCCCTCGTCCGGCGCATTGCCGAATACGGTGCCGAGCCAGAGCGCATGCGTGCGGTGGTGGGCGAATTGCTGGGCGGCATGCGTGCCGCCATGGATCAGAGCAGCAGGGCCACGGCCTGA
- the folC gene encoding bifunctional tetrahydrofolate synthase/dihydrofolate synthase has protein sequence MRHTTLEAWLNWQQGLHVAAIELGLERVREVARRLDLLRPACPVITVAGTNGKGSTVALLEAIYGAAGHRVGSYTSPHLLRYNERIRLNGREASDEELMAAFDAIDRARGDISLTYFEFGTLAALWCFARAEPDLILLEVGLGGRLDAVNIVDADVAVISSIGLDHTDWLGADRESIGREKAGIARAGRPLICADPEPPASLAATARQAGARLYRIGEDFQVEIAAMSRADNAAAPCRSGTRPRSLSSHSPSRWHWRFGTHQHDNLPPPALPGPWQIHNAAAALCAVQLLAERLPVNRAALEQGLRGALLRGRFQRLPGPVEWILDVAHNQDGAGNLAQLLAAQAPADGGRTLAVCAAMARKDAQGLIAPLRGRIDAWYLLALPDPEARKPQELATIIEGLAAGPVAARGAAPDLLAQAQADARPGDRIVVFGSFRSVEEALRWHGDRQRGVA, from the coding sequence ATGCGCCACACCACCCTGGAGGCCTGGCTGAACTGGCAGCAGGGCCTTCATGTCGCCGCCATTGAGCTGGGCCTGGAGCGGGTGCGGGAAGTTGCCCGCCGGCTGGATCTGCTCCGGCCCGCCTGCCCGGTGATCACCGTGGCGGGCACCAACGGCAAGGGCTCCACTGTGGCCTTGCTGGAGGCCATCTACGGTGCCGCCGGCCACCGGGTCGGCAGCTATACCTCACCGCACCTGCTGCGCTACAACGAGCGCATTCGCCTGAACGGGCGCGAGGCCTCGGACGAGGAGTTGATGGCGGCCTTCGACGCCATAGACCGCGCCCGCGGCGATATCAGCCTGACCTACTTTGAATTCGGCACCCTGGCGGCCCTGTGGTGCTTCGCCCGCGCGGAGCCGGACCTGATTCTGCTGGAAGTGGGCCTGGGCGGGCGCCTGGATGCGGTGAACATCGTCGATGCCGATGTGGCGGTGATCAGTTCCATCGGGCTGGACCACACCGACTGGCTGGGGGCGGACCGGGAGAGCATAGGCAGGGAGAAGGCGGGGATTGCCAGAGCGGGGCGGCCGCTGATCTGCGCCGACCCGGAACCGCCGGCAAGCCTGGCCGCCACGGCCCGGCAGGCAGGGGCGAGGCTTTATCGGATCGGCGAGGATTTTCAGGTGGAGATCGCCGCCATGAGCCGTGCTGACAATGCGGCGGCTCCCTGCAGGAGCGGCACCCGGCCGCGATCCCTCTCGTCGCACTCCCCCTCGCGCTGGCACTGGCGTTTTGGCACGCACCAGCACGACAACCTGCCCCCGCCCGCGTTGCCCGGGCCCTGGCAAATCCACAACGCCGCCGCGGCCCTGTGCGCGGTTCAGTTGCTCGCCGAACGCTTGCCGGTGAATCGCGCGGCGCTGGAGCAGGGCCTGCGCGGCGCGCTCCTCAGGGGCCGTTTCCAGCGCTTGCCCGGCCCGGTGGAGTGGATCCTGGACGTGGCTCATAATCAGGACGGCGCGGGCAATCTGGCGCAGTTGCTAGCCGCGCAGGCGCCGGCCGATGGCGGGCGCACCTTGGCGGTTTGCGCGGCCATGGCGCGCAAGGACGCCCAAGGGCTGATCGCACCGCTGCGCGGGCGGATCGATGCCTGGTATCTACTGGCGCTGCCGGACCCGGAGGCGCGCAAGCCGCAGGAGCTGGCTACGATCATCGAAGGGCTGGCCGCTGGGCCGGTCGCCGCTCGCGGCGCCGCCCCCGACTTGCTGGCACAGGCGCAGGCGGACGCGCGGCCTGGAGACCGGATAGTGGTTTTCGGCTCCTTTCGCAGCGTGGAAGAGGCGCTGCGTTGGCATGGCGACAGGCAAAGGGGGGTGGCATGA
- a CDS encoding CvpA family protein, with protein sequence MTIVDLVILGILALSALISLLRGFVREVMSVIVWVAAVWIGVRFAGSLSVYLVDYIASPSLRMGVAFVVLFVATLLLGALINHLASQLVSKTGLSGTDRMLGVVFGVLRGVLVVGVLVLLAGLTALPQEGWWRDSRLIGHLQRGVCAVAVSELFAGLMVYSPVLDGQAMAAGRPAASYWSDFCAAAERPPGS encoded by the coding sequence ATGACTATCGTTGATCTGGTGATCCTCGGGATCCTGGCCCTGTCGGCGCTGATCAGCCTGCTGCGCGGCTTCGTGCGCGAAGTGATGTCCGTGATCGTCTGGGTTGCCGCCGTCTGGATCGGCGTGCGTTTCGCCGGCTCCCTCTCCGTTTACCTGGTCGACTACATTGCCTCCCCGAGCCTGCGCATGGGCGTGGCCTTCGTGGTCCTGTTCGTCGCCACCCTGCTGCTGGGCGCGCTGATCAATCATTTGGCCAGCCAGCTCGTGAGCAAGACCGGGCTGAGCGGCACGGACCGTATGCTGGGCGTGGTCTTCGGTGTGCTGCGCGGAGTGCTGGTGGTGGGCGTGCTGGTGCTGTTGGCGGGCCTGACGGCCTTGCCCCAGGAGGGCTGGTGGCGTGATTCCCGGCTGATCGGCCACCTGCAGCGCGGCGTATGCGCGGTGGCGGTGAGCGAGCTGTTCGCGGGTCTGATGGTTTACTCGCCTGTGCTGGACGGCCAGGCAATGGCGGCGGGGCGGCCCGCCGCCTCCTATTGGTCGGACTTCTGTGCGGCAGCGGAACGACCGCCGGGTTCCTAG
- the accD gene encoding acetyl-CoA carboxylase, carboxyltransferase subunit beta, whose translation MSWFQKLMPSRIRTEGGKGDGRGVPEGLWTKCQGCQAVLYRPELERSLEVCPKCGQHHRIGARRRLEMFLDEQSRSEIGAQVQPVDHLKFRDSKKYKDRLAQAQKSTGERDALIAMRGTLKGMPLTAAAFEFRFMGGSMGSVVGERFVRAAQISLDERIPLVCFSASGGARMQEALFSLMQMAKTSAALARLREAGVPFISVLTDPTMGGVSASLAMLGDLNVAEPGALIGFAGPRVIEQTVRETLPEGFQRSEFLLEHGAVDLIVDRREMRDRLARVLAMLTAQPSPETQRLGA comes from the coding sequence ATGAGTTGGTTTCAGAAATTGATGCCCTCGCGGATTCGCACCGAGGGCGGCAAGGGCGATGGGCGCGGTGTGCCGGAAGGCCTGTGGACCAAGTGCCAGGGCTGCCAGGCGGTGCTCTACCGCCCGGAGCTGGAACGCAGTCTGGAGGTTTGCCCGAAGTGCGGCCAGCACCACCGCATCGGTGCCCGCCGTCGACTGGAAATGTTCCTGGACGAGCAGTCTCGCAGCGAGATCGGCGCCCAGGTACAGCCGGTGGACCATCTCAAATTCCGCGACAGCAAGAAGTACAAGGACCGCCTGGCCCAGGCTCAGAAGAGCACCGGAGAGCGGGACGCCCTGATCGCCATGCGTGGCACCCTCAAGGGCATGCCCCTTACCGCGGCAGCCTTCGAGTTCCGCTTCATGGGCGGCTCCATGGGCTCCGTGGTGGGCGAGCGTTTCGTGCGCGCCGCCCAGATCTCGCTGGACGAGCGGATACCCCTGGTGTGTTTCTCCGCCAGCGGCGGGGCGCGCATGCAGGAAGCGCTGTTCTCGCTGATGCAGATGGCCAAGACCAGCGCGGCGCTGGCGCGACTGCGCGAGGCCGGCGTGCCCTTTATCTCGGTGCTCACTGATCCGACCATGGGCGGTGTGTCGGCGAGCCTCGCCATGCTGGGCGATCTGAACGTGGCCGAGCCCGGCGCGCTGATCGGCTTCGCCGGGCCGCGGGTGATCGAGCAGACCGTGCGGGAGACCCTGCCGGAAGGCTTCCAGCGCAGCGAATTCCTGCTGGAGCACGGCGCGGTGGACCTGATCGTGGATCGCCGGGAAATGCGCGATCGGCTCGCCCGGGTGCTGGCCATGCTGACCGCCCAGCCCAGTCCGGAGACCCAGCGGCTGGGAGCCTGA
- the purF gene encoding amidophosphoribosyltransferase produces MCGIIGMVGKSPVNQALYDALTVIQHRGQDAAGIMTYDQGQLFLRKDNGLVRDVFRTRHMLQLRGNMGIGHVRYPTAGCSSSAEAQPFYVNSPYGISLAHNGNLTNGEQLKGEIYREDLRHINTSSDSEVLLNVFAHELQAQGKLRIGPEDVFAAVTAVHKRARGAYAAVAMINGYGILGFRDAYGIRPLCFGKRETEAGAEYMLASESVALDVLGFKLVRDVAPGEAVFIDMDGQLHTRQCVDKPVYAPCIFEFVYLARPDSMIDDVAVHKARLRMGEKLAAKVLREWPDHDIDVVIPIPDTSRTVALEMSYKLGVTFREGFMKNRYIGRTFIMPGQTQRKKSVRQKLNPVELEFRGKNVMLVDDSIVRGTTSQQIIQMARDVGAKKVYFASAAPPVRYPNVYGIDMPAAQELIAHNRSEQEICEAIGADRLVFQELDDLVAAVRRGNKELEQLDCSCFTGEYITGDVSTEYLSELEAQRSEESKQARDANEAATMGLHNHE; encoded by the coding sequence ATGTGCGGCATTATCGGCATGGTGGGCAAGAGCCCGGTCAACCAGGCGCTCTATGACGCCCTGACCGTCATCCAGCATCGCGGCCAGGACGCGGCCGGGATCATGACCTACGACCAGGGACAACTGTTCCTGCGCAAGGACAACGGCCTGGTGCGGGATGTGTTCCGTACCCGGCACATGCTGCAGCTGCGGGGCAATATGGGCATCGGCCATGTGCGCTACCCCACCGCCGGCTGCTCCAGCTCCGCCGAGGCCCAGCCTTTCTACGTCAACTCCCCCTACGGCATCAGCCTGGCGCACAACGGCAATCTCACCAACGGCGAGCAGTTGAAGGGCGAGATCTACCGCGAGGATCTGCGCCACATCAACACCAGCTCCGACTCGGAGGTGCTGCTCAACGTCTTCGCCCACGAGCTGCAGGCCCAGGGCAAGCTGCGCATCGGCCCCGAGGATGTGTTCGCCGCCGTTACCGCCGTGCACAAGCGCGCCCGGGGTGCCTATGCGGCGGTGGCCATGATCAACGGTTACGGCATTCTCGGCTTCCGCGACGCCTACGGCATCCGCCCGCTGTGCTTCGGCAAACGCGAGACGGAGGCCGGGGCGGAGTACATGCTCGCGTCGGAGAGCGTGGCGCTGGATGTGCTGGGCTTCAAGCTGGTGCGCGACGTGGCGCCCGGCGAGGCGGTGTTCATCGATATGGACGGGCAGCTGCACACCCGCCAGTGCGTGGACAAGCCGGTCTACGCGCCCTGCATCTTCGAGTTCGTCTATCTGGCCCGCCCCGATTCCATGATCGATGATGTGGCGGTGCACAAGGCGCGGCTGCGCATGGGCGAGAAGCTGGCGGCCAAGGTGCTGCGCGAGTGGCCCGATCATGATATCGACGTGGTCATTCCCATTCCCGATACCAGCCGCACCGTGGCTCTGGAAATGTCCTACAAGCTGGGCGTGACCTTCCGCGAAGGGTTCATGAAGAACCGCTATATCGGCCGCACCTTCATCATGCCGGGGCAAACCCAGCGCAAGAAGTCCGTGCGCCAGAAGCTCAACCCGGTGGAGCTGGAATTCCGCGGCAAGAACGTGATGCTGGTGGACGATTCCATTGTCCGCGGCACCACCTCGCAGCAGATTATCCAGATGGCCCGGGACGTGGGCGCCAAAAAGGTGTACTTCGCCTCGGCGGCGCCGCCGGTGCGCTACCCCAATGTCTACGGCATCGATATGCCGGCCGCCCAGGAGCTGATCGCACACAACCGTAGCGAGCAGGAGATCTGTGAGGCCATAGGCGCGGACCGGCTGGTGTTTCAGGAGCTGGATGACCTGGTGGCGGCGGTGCGTCGCGGCAACAAGGAGCTGGAGCAGCTGGACTGCTCCTGTTTCACCGGCGAGTACATCACCGGCGATGTCAGCACCGAGTATCTGTCGGAGCTGGAGGCGCAGCGCTCGGAAGAGAGCAAGCAGGCCCGGGATGCCAATGAAGCCGCCACCATGGGGCTGCATAACCACGAGTGA
- the trpB gene encoding tryptophan synthase subunit beta — protein sequence MSRATEQDRIDFSQFPDTRGHFGRYGGQFVGETLMAPLEELREAYERYRNDPDFIAEFDHDLRYYVGRPSPLYYARRWSERLGGAKIYLKREDLNHTGAHKVNNTVGQALLAKRMGKTRVIAETGAGQHGVATATVAARLGLECVVYMGSEDIQRQAPNVFRMRLLGAKVVPVSSGSQTLKDAMNEALRDWVTHVDDTFYIIGTVAGPHPYPLMVRDFQAIIGREARAQILEAEGRLPDALVACIGGGSNAIGLFHDFLDDPDVALYGVEAGGEGIETGRHAAPLAAGRPGVLHGNRTYLMETDSGQIVGTHSVSAGLDYPGVGPEHAWLKDVGRATYTDATDAEALAAFHDLCRCEGIIPALESSHALAYAGKLAVELGPEKIIIVNLSGRGDKDINTVAAREGIEL from the coding sequence GTGTCCAGAGCGACTGAGCAGGACCGCATCGATTTCAGCCAGTTCCCCGATACCAGGGGGCACTTCGGCCGCTACGGCGGCCAGTTCGTGGGCGAGACCCTGATGGCTCCCCTGGAGGAACTGCGCGAGGCCTACGAGCGTTATCGCAACGACCCGGATTTCATCGCCGAGTTCGATCATGATCTGCGTTACTACGTGGGCCGCCCCAGCCCGCTGTACTACGCCCGTCGCTGGAGCGAGCGCCTGGGCGGGGCGAAGATCTACCTCAAGCGCGAGGACCTGAACCACACCGGCGCCCACAAGGTGAACAACACCGTGGGTCAGGCCCTGCTGGCCAAGCGCATGGGCAAGACGCGGGTGATCGCCGAGACCGGCGCCGGCCAGCACGGCGTCGCCACCGCCACCGTGGCCGCCCGGCTGGGCCTGGAATGCGTGGTGTACATGGGCAGCGAGGACATCCAGCGCCAGGCGCCCAACGTGTTCCGCATGCGCCTGCTGGGCGCCAAGGTGGTGCCGGTCAGCTCCGGCTCCCAGACCTTGAAGGACGCCATGAACGAGGCCCTGCGCGACTGGGTCACCCATGTGGACGATACCTTCTACATCATCGGCACCGTCGCCGGTCCGCACCCGTATCCGCTCATGGTGCGGGATTTCCAGGCCATCATCGGTCGCGAGGCGCGCGCCCAGATCCTGGAAGCCGAAGGCCGCCTGCCCGACGCGCTGGTGGCCTGCATCGGTGGCGGCTCCAACGCCATTGGCCTGTTCCACGATTTTCTGGACGACCCCGACGTCGCGCTCTACGGCGTGGAAGCCGGGGGCGAGGGTATCGAGACCGGGCGTCATGCCGCGCCGCTGGCCGCCGGACGTCCCGGTGTGCTGCACGGCAACCGCACCTACCTCATGGAGACCGATTCCGGTCAAATCGTCGGCACCCATTCCGTGTCCGCGGGGCTGGACTACCCGGGCGTTGGCCCCGAGCATGCCTGGTTGAAGGATGTGGGGCGCGCGACCTACACCGACGCCACCGATGCCGAGGCACTGGCGGCCTTCCATGATCTGTGCCGCTGCGAAGGCATCATCCCCGCGCTGGAGAGCAGCCACGCGCTGGCCTATGCCGGCAAGTTGGCCGTGGAGCTGGGGCCGGAGAAGATCATCATCGTCAACCTTTCCGGGCGTGGCGACAAGGATATCAACACCGTGGCGGCCCGGGAGGGCATCGAGCTATGA
- a CDS encoding DMT family transporter — protein MSWLMLSVAGLLEIVWALGLKLSAGFTRPWIVLMTLLAMVASFALLGLAMRQLPVGTAYAVWTGIGALGTALAGMLWLGDATSPGRVISLLLIFIGIIGLKLSSSA, from the coding sequence ATGTCCTGGTTGATGCTTTCCGTGGCGGGTTTGCTGGAAATTGTCTGGGCGCTGGGGCTCAAGCTCTCCGCCGGTTTCACCCGGCCCTGGATCGTGCTGATGACTCTGCTGGCCATGGTGGCGAGCTTTGCGCTGTTGGGGCTGGCCATGCGCCAGTTGCCGGTGGGGACGGCCTATGCGGTGTGGACCGGCATAGGCGCGCTGGGCACGGCGCTGGCGGGTATGCTCTGGCTGGGGGATGCGACCAGCCCGGGGCGGGTGATTTCCCTGCTGCTGATCTTCATCGGCATCATCGGCTTGAAGCTCAGCAGCAGCGCTTGA